A genomic segment from Sander vitreus isolate 19-12246 chromosome 3, sanVit1, whole genome shotgun sequence encodes:
- the atf5b gene encoding uncharacterized protein atf5b, translated as MAASILRRKIPPISTGELGAPHLRQASHSQSRSRTGAELAERQHLIGDGHSDWMTEKVDLSSFVSTTESSPSSSLPPSPLEQDVKVPSDLEVMTSLLQEELAQLEDYFRSESTSTTNKLEKSSKCDKAAQAMGSQSYYQLPYGSYGTGQSETSPVVVTLATGELDLASFCGSPIGRTKIARPAPYNYHHRYHHNNGRRILSEAVKVGEEVGLDTWGSRGSYSGSTELSVNHYSTLKTVSKNSIGSVKKVRECALSLKEEESYCFSEGMFCSEEIARGFCLGGSYDSHHKREGQLMHNVKVNVSYDSTGLEVLHCSKDGGLSGSIPQETMVASDGYFHQSMSTEPYHSFIGDLDQPSQAQAVEPQHGHYLYPECLADQSYECLSRGEGEGTLMGAPIHRPTQRLKDEPCSVKPALVMGSACLEGGTGERKQKKRDQNKTAAHRYRLRKRAELDSLEEELHGLEGQNRELRDKAESVEREIQYVKDLLIEVYKARSQRLKQDGSA; from the exons ATGGCGGCATCGATCCTTCGCAGGAAAATTCCTCCCATTTCCACAGGCGAGCTCGGCGCTCCCCATCTCCGACAGGCTAGCCACAGCCAATCACGGTCCAGGACGGGGGCGGAGCTAGCGGAGAGGCAGCACTTAATTG GTGATGGTCACTCAGATTGGATGACGGAAAAAGTAGATTTGTCTTCATTTGTGTCGACGACCGAGTCTTCTCCCAGCTCATCCCTTCCACCCTCGCCGTTAGAACAAGATGTCAAAGTGCCCTCGGATCTGGAGGTCATGACCTCACTGCTGCAGGAGGAGCTGGCTCAGCTGGAGGACTACTTCCGCTCCGAGTCCACATCCACAACAAACAAGTTGGAGAAATCCTCAAAATGTGACAAGGCTGCTCAAGCCATGGGCTCCCAGTCTTATTATCAGTTACCCTATGGCTCGTATGGGACCGGCCAATCAGAAACCAGCCCTGTGGTTGTTACCTTGGCAACAGGGGAACTGGACCTGGCCAGCTTCTGTGGCAGTCCCATCGGCCGAACCAAAATCGCGCGACCCGCTCCGTACAACTACCATCACCGGTACCACCACAACAACGGGCGTCGGATCCTCAGCGAGGCGGTGAAAGTCGGGGAGGAAGTTGGACTTGATACGTGGGGCTCGAGGGGAAGTTACTCAGGAAGCACAGAGTTGTCTGTGAACCACTACTCCACGCTGAAGACAGTGAGCAAGAACAGCATCGGTAGCGTCAAGAAGGTGAGAGAATGTGCTTTATCGTTGAAGGAAGAGGAGAGttattgtttttcagaaggAATGTTTTGCAGCGAAGAGATTGCTCGAGGTTTTTGCCTGGGTGGCTCGTACGACAGCCACCACAAGCGAGAGGGACAGTTGATGCACAACGTGAAGGTAAATGTAAGTTACGACAGCACGGGGCTCGAGGTCTTGCACTGCAGTAAAGATGGAGGACTTTCTGGAAGTATTCCCCAAGAGACAATGGTGGCCAGTGACGGCTACTTCCACCAGTCCATGAGCACAGAGCCTTACCATAGCTTTATAGGTGACCTAGATCAGCCGTCACAAGCACAAGCTGTAGAGCCCCAACACGGCCACTACCTCTATCCAGAATGCCTTGCAGACCAAAGCTACGAATGTCTGTCCAGAGGGGAGGGCGAGGGGACGCTGATGGGTGCCCCCATCCACCGCCCCACCCAGAGGCTAAAGGATGAGCCCTGCTCCGTCAAACCAGCTCTGGTGATGGGCTCCGCTTGTCTGGAAGGCGGCACTGGAGAGAGGAAGCAGAAGAAGAGAGACCAGAACAAAACTGCTGCTCacag GTACAGGCTGCGTAAGAGGGCGGAGCTGGACTCTCTGGAGGAGGAGCTGCATGGCCTCGAGGGGCAAAACCGGGAGCTTCGTGACAAGGCGGAGTCGGTGGAGCGAGAAATCCAGTACGTCAAAGATTTACTGATCGAGGTCTACAAGGCTCGAAGTCAGCGGCTCAAACAGGATGGCAGTGCCTAA